The Lolium perenne isolate Kyuss_39 chromosome 6, Kyuss_2.0, whole genome shotgun sequence genome segment GAGGTAGGGTACATCGCCCACGTTTCTCCTTCCCCAACCTCTCTCGGGTGATAAGGGAGGCGAAAAGGGGAACCACATCTTTCCTTCCGTCCGCCGCCGCTGAAGACAGGGGCTTTCTCCCTCTCCTCTCgccgctccggcggcggtgggtggGGGAGGAAGCCTCGGTGGTCTTTGGCCGGCGTGTAGATAGGTGTAGGTTAGGGTTTGCGGGCGGTGCTCGGTCGGtgtcgacgccgccgccgcgaatatgGTATTCCGGGTCACCGTCTCGACGGCGCCGTTGTGTGCCGGCGAGGAGCCGCGGATCTAGGTTTCCTGGGCGAGATCGTCGAGGCGACGACGGGGATCTCGCTGGGggatttttcttttcttcttcgtCCTCGTCACGCCGGCGTCTCCTCCAGCACCGTCGGGAAGACGAAATTTGTACAGGAGCTCTCATCGCTGGCCTCGTCGGGCTGGCGCTGGTCTCGGAGGTGGCGTGGTCCGTGCAGAGCTGGTGGACCGTGGCAGGCGGATCCGGTGCTGTCTCTCGACGCTAGTCGACGGGTCGGGCCGAATCTGGAGATCGATGACGAGCTCGGGATTGTGCCCCGACCGACGAGCCCCAACGACAAGGTGAGCATCTCCGGTGCTCCACTTTTGAGGTTCTCAAAGCCGAAGAATGGCGATGGAGCTGCGCTGACCTCAGGCATGTTGGATTCTACTGCTCCCTCTCTTGGTGTTCGCCGTGGCGGCGCCGGAGTTCGGCGGCGGATCAGATCTGGTGCAGAGTACCCCAGGGACTACtttgtaattttcctttattTTGGGGGTTCTTTCTGCAAAGTGTTCGGGCCTACGTGTCCTTCTGGACTGTTCTGTGTCGGTGTGTACGTTCTGTGTACTCGTCTTTGATATAATGACATACGTATGCATCTAAAAAAAAAGCTCATTTTTTCCTCGTCAAAATACCCTTTATTATTTAAAAGGTTTAAGCATTACACCCGACAGAGAATGCACACAGCCGCTCAACTCCagtgaaacaaaaataaaataaagatgCAATAAAATTAATCCTCAATGGAGACCCAATCTGAAGGTTACGTTGCCATCCATGTTAGATAAAAATATTTTTATCGTATGCTTTAACCTTGTAGACACATTCATAAACAGGTTGTGATTTTCTAATTGGTATAAAGACAAGCATAAACAAAGTAAAGTTGTGCATAGATAACCTAGACGAGGCAAAGTAAAGAGTAAAAACAGTACACGTAGGGTGAACGGGATGGCGGGGAGGAGGGAGGGCATGGGGGAAGGAAGGCAGGGGCGGAGTGGGAAGGGAGGGGGTTGGCGGCGGTCGTAccgggcggcgccgccgtgctcgCCTTCTCCAGCGCGGGGATGGCTCGTACTTTGCTCGGTGGAGAGAGAATGAGCGAGCGACGGGCCAATTCGGAGGCAAATCAGAGGTCCAGACCTCTGAATTGTTCAATCGGTAAGTTGGCCGCGCGGGGGGAGGGGCTCTGAATTGGTTCCGAATTCTACAGCCCAATACTGAGTACATCCAAACAGCAGAATTAGGCCCTCAATTCCAGATTCCCCAATTCAGAGCCCAATTCTAAGCATCCAAACACTGCCCAAGTGTAAAGACATGCCAAGTCAGGCTATGTTTCGAATAAAATAAGCAAATGAAACATCCTCATTTGACCAGATCACTTACTGGGTAATTGTTTACCTCTCTGACTCTCTGCTCTTCTTTTTATTAGGCAGCTATGTGAGGTCGCGTGGGTAAAGCTTCCGTCGCTTTCCAACGTGCCGTATCATTTACCATGCTAACAATATGCTAATGGCCGGCGAATGAAAGTTGACCATAATCGATTATGGAAAATCTAATGCATTTTTCGTCATGGAACCACCGTGCATTTCTCGTCAAAGAAACATAGAGTTTGTCTTCCGCGCGCCAGGCAGCTACAGGCGGCGGCCGCCGTGCTCGATCTCTAGCACCGGTCTCTAATTCTCGAGCTCAAACGAAGACTATATCTTGCCGCGCAGAGCAGCACCATGCCACAAGGCAAACTGTGCAGCTCTAGTAAACTTAGAACACATACAAGTTCACAGTGCTACTACCAACTCTACTTAGTGATCATGTCTGACCTGTTGGCGGGGCTCAGGCTCTCGATGCGGTTCCGCGGAGGCGAGAACGTCCGGCACGGAGCATGCTATGGCGTCGTGGTGTCCTTCGTGTCGATGCTCGTCTTCTGCGTGCTCGTCGCCACCGTCAGCGTCTGGAAGGCGTTCGTGTTTGCCGGCCTGGTGCTGGTTTCCTTCGGGGTCGTAGAATGCCTCAAGCAGAGGGGCGGCACCGGCGACGAGCAGGTGGCTAGGGCGGGCATTCCGCCGCCGGCGTGCCAGCTCGGGATCGCGAAGTCTGTGGTCGATACACTCCCAACGTTCGCGTATGCGTCTAATGGCGTCGAGGGAGGTCACGACCTCGAGTCTGGGAGCACCAAGCTCTGCTCCGTGTGCCTGGAGGACCTTGAGGACAGCGAGATGGTGCGGCAGCTCCCAACCTGCAAGCACCTCTTCCATGTCGACTGCATCGACATGTGGCTGCATTCGCATTCGACGTGTCCTGTTTGCCGCTGCGACCTCTCACCAGCACGGTCTACTACTGCCAAGGTGGCGGAACTGCCGGCTGCTGATGCGTTGCCGCCTGTATAGCCGAAGAGTGCAAGCCATGTACAATTGTACATATATCTTGGGGTTAAGCATGACATTTCTGTCACGCCTTGTCGGAAGAAGTGTAGCATGCATTATATTCCTTCGTGTCATATATTTGTACATACAGCAAGGCAGGGCAGCCGCCTTACCTTTATTTTTGGTAAATACATTTAGATGCACATGTTTTGTTATAAAATCGCGCATATAAAAGTAgatcaaacaagaacaaaaacacaGATTTTTACGTGGAAAACCCAAACGGAAAAAACCACGAAACGCACGACGGCGTTCTCACTATAATTGGAGGAGTATTACAATACACGAGAGGACAAACCCTCTACGTGCTGTCCATTtgtgtatcttttccctctcatCTATTCTATGACTACCTGGGACTATATGTAGGGGCAAGCAATTCTCTTTCTTGGCGGACACGAAATAGAGTTGTTATGTGCTACGTCTAGCATGTTTGGTATGCCATAGTCCGTTAGGACTCCTTCCATAGTACAACAGGTAAACAGATTTCGGAacacaatataacaaactccaccttgagccgAAATCCCTTGCAACAGTCATAGATAGCATTCAACTCCTCAACTAAAGTCATCACAAGTAAATCTTGTGCCTTGAAACGTCCATAGACTAATAAACTTCTAATGAAGTCAAATTGAGCAAATCAATGATAGGTCGTCTAGAAAACAACACAGCTGTCAACAAAGCAGACGAACGAACTTGGGTCTCCAATAGAACCCAACACAAGTCTGAGTCTGTGCCACTGACCTCAAAGAAAACTGAAACTGCTCAATGATCAAATGACATAAGTCATCATATCTCCTGTGGTGCTTGAACAAGCGCATAGCTCATAGTGCAACATCTCGGCGCACATAACATTGTGAAGAACTCATCTCATGAAATCTGAACGTGCTAAACATAAAGCACAAACCTCGGCAAACAATACTCATGCAAGAGCATCTAGTACGGAGAACACCTCGTACACAAAAACTGCCGTCTTGTAAGGTTGATGAAAAATCCATGACATGGTAAAAACTGCCTTGTAGAACAACTGTCGGATGATGAAACCTCAAACATGCAATGGAGCTTCAACTCTGCAATAGACCCCTCTTGAAAGAGCAAAGACAACTGAATTGCACTGAAACTTATAGTACTAAATGTTGTAGTATCTAGCAGAAAACAATCTACTTCTTGCACCTCAAATAATCCTCATCACGAACTAACAAAGAAAAACCTTCACATGCATAACAGCAAAAAAATCGGAGAGCAAAGAGTATAATGCTGGCTACCAACAGGCATAAAAATTACCTCCTCCATATTTTTTTTATAACTGAATTGTGTTCTTCATATAATTGCAGCAACATAATATCTGAAATTTGCATCTGTAATATCTCTCATATAAATGCCATTGAATATGAACAATCATAAAACTTACTTGAACTTCCAGCCTTCAAATAAGATAACCCAAAACGAACAAATCGTCATAGAACGCCGCAAATAAAACCGCCATAATGTTGATCCCAAACTGCCAATTGTATGACATACTAACGGGTTATAAATCAACAGACTCCACCTTGAACAGAACAAAAAAATGATGATCATCTTAGCGGCAAATCATCGATCATAGGTGGCGCGGATAGAACCGGTATTGGGACCGGGATAGAGCATGGGTCAATGCTCGAGCTGAAAAACAGATTGTTCAATCCTGTCTGTACCGACTGTAAAATCAGTATAAGCTGCACCTGTGCCAAATTTATCCGTATCTTGACTTGTCATAGGAGAACCTTCTGTCACGATCCATCCGTGAAAAAGTAGTACAAACCAAAGAAAACTCTTGGTAGAATAAATTGCGGACAAAAACTGAAGTAAATCTCTACTACTAAATTGAAACCGGACGTGATCGTCCGTGATGGTACGTCCCCGCTCCTCGCTAGACGTTCAGCACACGGCAGCCCAATCTCTACTATTAAAACAACAGCCCACTTAGAAATTACAACAGCCCACTGAAAAGCCCTTAATACACGGCAGCCCAGGGAAAAGCCCTTAATACACGGCAGCCTAGGGAAAAAAGCCTCCGGCACGTATCAGAAACAATCTCCACAGGACCGACCTCGACTACAATTCAGAAACGATCAGAAACGATCTACAAAAGCATATCATAAACAATCTAGCAATACAGACTCAACACAGCCGATCCAGAACAATCTCCACAGGACCGACCTCGACTACAATTCAGAAACGATCAGAAACGATCTACAAAAGCATATCATAAACAATCTAGCAATACAGACTCAACACAGCCGATCCAGACTCACAGGCTAAACAATACAGACTCAAGTACACAGCCGATCCAGAAGCGAGTACACAGCCGTCTCTCGCCGTTCTGCAGACCACGTCTCCCTGTCACAAACTCCGTCCAAGGTACAATGATCCAAATCAGCGGTGCTTCGCTCTGGTCATAGAATAAGTATATAATAGGTTAAATCGATGCAGCAAAGTATAATTGGCTAAATCGATGAAGAAAAGTATAATTAGGTAAATCGACACAGCAAAATCAGCGAACCTGGTTGGAGTAGGAGTGAACCTGGTTTGATGTGAGAAATTTACTCTTTCTAAAATGATCTATGTATTACGCTCTCTTAAGTTTGTCATGATCATCTTTGATTTTTGGTTGTTATTACAGAAAATGGATCACAACGTGGACTCAACCACCAATTTTAACATTTCAAATGATAGAAATCAAGCAAGGCGTGAACGTGATAGAGCTCGACGAAACAGTTTGACGGCTGAGCAGAAGCAGGAGATTAATGCACGCAGAAGAGCAGCCCTCGATGACAGGAATGCACGGCAAAGAGATAGCAGGCAAAATATATCCACAGAAGAGAACGGCGACGCACATCTTGGCAAGCTCAACGCAATAGTTTGACTGGCACGCAAAAGGAAGAGATTAATGCACATAGAAGAGCAGCCTGGCAAAACAAGGACCTCGATGAAAGGAACGCACGACAAAGGAAAAGCAGGAAAAATATATCCGCAGACGAGAGGCGGGAGAAGAACGCACATCGACGTACATCTATGCAGACCATAGTTGAAGAGAAAAGGTCGGCAATGCTAGCTCAACGCAGGCTAAACGCTGCAGCTAGGAGGAACACCCCGTGCGTTGAATCCATCGCGATGCCATGCCCATATTTGACAACAAAAAACCTGCCATC includes the following:
- the LOC127310359 gene encoding RING-H2 finger protein ATL39-like; this translates as MSDLLAGLRLSMRFRGGENVRHGACYGVVVSFVSMLVFCVLVATVSVWKAFVFAGLVLVSFGVVECLKQRGGTGDEQVARAGIPPPACQLGIAKSVVDTLPTFAYASNGVEGGHDLESGSTKLCSVCLEDLEDSEMVRQLPTCKHLFHVDCIDMWLHSHSTCPVCRCDLSPARSTTAKVAELPAADALPPV